The Mytilus trossulus isolate FHL-02 chromosome 3, PNRI_Mtr1.1.1.hap1, whole genome shotgun sequence genome contains a region encoding:
- the LOC134710464 gene encoding uncharacterized protein LOC134710464 — protein sequence MTNILLDEGAQNSFITEDLARKLEIESTEKIALKISGFGGNEGQVRHLDKANIAIETVNNQRIKIDVIIVPKIAAPIQTKSQKEIKALPYLRGLRLAHPICAEDKFNISLLIGAHYYWSIVEDEIIRGNGPTAVKSKIGYLLSGPVLTKNGSTSKQSAMLNILTDHRAVVCDLEKFWNLEALGVSGSDTIKSQSEVVREYGEKSIILENGKYTAKLPWKPDFFPLPHNLELVKQRTGSVIRRLANKPDLLKIYGEIIMEQERRHFIEKVEETKLPTDRPVHYIPHHPVSKESSTTPIRIVYDCSCKD from the coding sequence atgacaaatattttacttgaCGAGGGAGCACAGAACTCATTCATAACTGAAGATTTAGCTAGAAAATTAGAAATTGAGTCCACCGAAAAGATTGCACTGAAAATATCTGGATTTGGAGGAAACGAAGGACAAGTTCGTCATCTTGATAAAGCAAACATAGCTATTGAAACAGTTAATaatcaaagaattaaaatagACGTAATAATTGTACCGAAAATTGCCGCTCCTATTCAGACAAAATCACAAAAGGAAATCAAAGCACTGCCATACTTACGTGGTTTACGACTCGCACATCCGATATGCGCAGAAGACAAGTTTAACATATCTTTATTGATTGGCGCACACTATTACTGGTCAATAGTTGAAGATGAAATAATTAGAGGAAATGGACCGACCGCAGTTAAGTCGAAAATTGGTTACCTCTTGTCGGGACCCGTACTTACTAAGAACGGAAGTACTTCCAAACAGTCAGCAATGCTGAATATTTTGACTGATCACAGAGCCGTTGTTTGCGACTTGGAAAAGTTTTGGAACTTAGAAGCGTTGGGGGTTTCAGGAAGCGATACCATTAAAAGTCAGTCTGAAGTTGTACGAGAATACGGAGAAAAGTCTATAATACTAGAAAATGGAAAGTACACAGCTAAGTTACCATGGAAACCAGATTTCTTTCCGCTGCCGCATAACTTGGAATTGGTTAAACAGAGGACAGGAAGCGTTATTAGACGTCTAGCAAACAAACctgatttattaaaaatatatggaGAGATCATAATGGAGCAGGAGAGaagacattttattgaaaaggtTGAGGAAACAAAACTTCCTACCGATCGACCCGTGCACTATATCCCGCATCATCCTGTTTCAAAGGAATCATCTACTACGCCAATACGCATTGTTTATGATTGTAGCTGCAAAGATTGA